TCGACGGTGGGCTCCTGGAACAGCGCGGCCAGCGGCGGCGCCACGCCGGAGCGGGCCTCGATCTCGGCCATCACCTGCACGGCGAGCATGGAGTGCCCGCCAAGGTCGAAGAAGTCGTCCTCGGCGCCCACCGGCGAAACGCCTAGCAGCTGCTCCCACACCTCCGCGACCAGCCGCTCGTGCTCGTCGCGCGGGGCGACGTAGCCGGTGGCCCAGGCGGGCCGGCCGCTGGGCGGGGGCGGGAGCGCGTCGCGGTCGATCTTGCCATTGACCGTCCGTGGGAACTGGTCGACCACCACAAACGACGACGGCAGCATGTACTGCGGCAGCTCCTTGGCGAGCCCGGCGCGGAGTTCCGGCGCGAGCCGCGCCAGCAGCTTCTGCTGCATCGGCTCGTTGGTAAGCCGCGTAGGGGCGGCGGCGGGCGGGTCGGCGATCGCGACGCCGGGCCGCGTGTACCGCACCTGCAGCTGGTCGGGCTCGGCGCCCCAGCGGATCTCGGCCTGGTAGCCGTGGCGGCGGCCGAGCTCGCGCCACGCGTCGGGCGTCGGGGCGTCGACCGGCGCGGAGCGCATTGCCTTGAGCTGGTTGGCGTCGGCCGCGCCGGCGTCGAGCTGGAGCTCGCGCCACGCGTCGGTGTCGGACGCTACACGAGCGTTGCTCACGCCATCGATGACCAGCGCCGGGGGTGATTCCTGGAGCTGCGCGGCGGCCTGGTCGAGGGTTGGAGCGCTGGCAAATGGGGGCTCGGCGGCGTCCTGCGTCTCGTCGAAGCGGAGGGTCACGTCGTAGCGGAAGCGGGTGAGCTCGTTGTCGGCGTTGCCGGGCTTGAGCTCGATCTGCACCCGCGAGAGCCGCGGCAGCTCGGCGGGCAGCAGCTCGAACAGCGCCGGGTCGATGAGCAGCTCTTCCTCGCGGCGGAGCTGGGCCTCGATGCGGCCGAGCAGCTCGCGGCGGCTGACGCGGTGGTCGGCGCGGGCGATCTCGACCGACGCGGCGAACGCCTCGTGCAGGCGGAGGTTCCGCAGGTCGCCCAGGAACATCCGCCCGCCAGGCGCGATCAGGTCGGCCGCCTGGCGGATCACGGATTTCAGGTAGTCGCTGGAGGGGAAGTATTGGGCAACCGAGTTCAGCACCACGGTGTCGAAGCTCTGGCCGGCGAGATCGCCAATTCGGTCAGCGGTGAGCTGCTGCAGCCGCACCCGGTCGGTCAGGCCGCGGTCGTCGACCACGTGCTGGAGCTGGGTGAGCGACCGCTCGAGGAAGTCCGTGCCGTAGTAGAAGTCGCACCGCGGCGCGACCTGCAGCAGGATCAGTCCGGTGCCGCAGCCGATCTCGAGCACGCGATTGGGCCCGTGGGCGAGGATCCGTTCGGCGGCCGACTCGGCCCAAGCGCGCATCTGGTCTTTGTCGATCGGGCGGCCGGTGTAGGTGCTGATCCAGCCGGTGGTGTCGAACTCGGTGTCGCGGAGGGCGCCGGCGGCGCGGTGCGATCCGTCCATCAGCGACTGCCACGCGGCCACGTGGTTCGACTCTCCCTCGTCGGCAGCCTGGGCGCCGGCTGCGGGCGTGACGTAGGCCACCAGCCGCTGCTCGCCCCGGGCGTCGGGTTTTACCGCCACAAACGCCTGGTCGACCTGCGGCAGCCGTTCGAGCGCGGCCGCGACCTCGCTCGGCTCGACCCGGTAGCCGCGGAGCTGGACCTGGTCGTCGACGCGGCCGAGGAACTCCAGCTCGCCGTCGGCCCGCCAGCGGCCGATGTCGCCGGTGCGGTACATACGCGAACCGTCGTCGGCGATCGGGTCGCGCACAAACCGCGCGGCGGTCTCCTCGGGGCGGTTGACGTAGCCAACGGCCACACCGGCACCGCCGATGCAGATCTCGCCGGCGACGCCAACGGGCGTCTGACGCAGCTGATCGTCAACCACGTAGGCCCGCATGTTGGCCATCGGCCGGCCGATGGGGGGGAGCCCGGCCAGCGGCTCGCGGATCTCGTGCATCGTCACGCCGACGGTCGCCTCGGTGGGCCCATAACCGTTCAGCACCCGTCGGCCCGGCAGCCAGCGGCGGGCGAGCTCGGTGGTGAGGGTGTCGCCGCCGGTGGAGATCGTCTTCAGCTCCGGCAGGGACTCGGGCGCGAGCGTGGCCAGCAGCGCGGGCGGGAACTTGGCGACCGTGACCCGCTCGTCCCGCAGCAGCCGGATCAGCGCCGCCGGGTCGAGCACCGTGTCGCGGGGGGCGATCACCATTGTCGCGCCGGTCACCAGCGGCAGGAACGACTCGGACAGCCCGCCATCAAACGACGGCGACATCGCGTGCAGCATACGGTCGGCGGGCGTGATGCCCAGCAGCTCGGCCTGCGCCCGCATGAAGTTGACGAAACTGCGGTGCCGGACCTGCACCCCCTTGGGCGTTCCGGTCGAGCCGGAGGTGTAGATGATGTACGCGAGGTCATCGGGCGAGACCTTGGCGTCGGCAACGCCGCGGCCGGCACCCAGCTCCAGCAGCGCCGAAACGCCGATCTGCTGCGGCGCTGCCTCGGGGTCCGCGGCGCCGGCGATCACCAGGCGAGCTCCGGAATCCGCAGTGACGAAGTCGAGGCGGTGTTCCGCCGTTTGCGGGTCGACGGGGACGTACACCCCGCCGGCCGACATCACCGCGAGCATTGCCACGACAGAATCAACGCCGCGATCGACGCACACCACGACCGGGTCGCCCGGCGTGACGCCCAGCTCCTGCAGTCCGGCGGCCGCCAGGGCGACCTGCGCTTGGAGCTCACCCCAAGAGAGTTCGACGCCAGCGCAACGGATGGCTGTCGCCTTCGGGTTCGCCACGGCGGTCTGCTTGAACAATTCATGAGCCAGCAGCGGCCCGTCGAAGGTCCGGTCAGAGCGGTTGAACGAGGTGAGCAGCTCCGTCTGGGCAGGGTCGACGACCGCCAGGTCCGAGACCGCCGCCGCCGGGCGCCGCACCGCGTCGGCCAGCAGGGTCTGGAAGCTGGCCGCGTAGCGGGCGATGGTGGCCGACTCGAACAACGACGTGCGGTACTCGATCTGCCCCGCCCAGCCGCGGTCGTCCTGCCAGAAGAAGAGCGTGAGGTCGTACTTCGCGGTGCCGTTGTCGACCAGCATCGGCTCGATCGTCAGGCCATCGCCGGCCGCGAAGTCGCGGGGCGGGTTCTGCACCACCAGCGCGGTCTGGAACAACGCGGCGTGGCTCTGGTCGCGTTCGGGCGTGACCGCTTCGATCAGCTGGTCGAACGGCAGCTCTTGGTGGGCGTAGGCTTCGAGCGACGCCGCGCGGGTCTGCGCGACAAGCTCGCCAAAGCTCGGGTCTGCCGACAGGTCGCCCCGGATAGCCAGCGTGTTGACGAAGAACCCGATCAGGCGTTCCAGCTCGGAGCGGCTGCGGTTGGCAACCACGGTCCCCACCAGCAGATCTTGCTGCCCGGTGTAGCGGCTGAGCCAGGCCTGGTAGGCGGCCATCAGCACCATGAACGGCGTGGCGTTCTGTTGGTCGGCGACTGCTTGCAGGCCTTGTCCGACGTCGGCCGGCAGGCGGAACTCGTGCACGGCGCCGTCGAAGTCCTGCACGGCCTGACGCGGGTGGTCTGCGGGCAGCTCGAGCATCGGCGGCGCGTCGGACAGCTTGTCGCACCAGTGCCCAACCAGCCGCTCACGCTGCTGGTCGGTGAGGCTGTCGCGCTGCCAAGCGGCGTAGTCCGAGTACTGGATCGACAGCGGCGGCAGGCCGGGCGTGCCCGCGCGGGCCGCTTCGTAGCCGGCGGCCAGCTCGTTGAGCATCACCCACATCGACCACCCGTCGGACACGATATGATGCATCACCAGCAGCACGACGCGCTGGTCGGCGGCGAGCTCCAGCACCACGCACCTCAGCAGCGGCGGGCAGCTGAGGTCGAAGGGGACGCTCGCTTCACTCCGCAGACGGTCGGCGAGTGCCGCGGGGTCCGCCGCCAGGGCGCTGGCGTCGATGTACTCCGGCTCGATGTCCACGCGGTCGGCGACCCGGCGCTCCGGCAGGCCGTCCCGAATGCGGTACGCGTAGCGCAGGGTCTCGTGCCGGGCGCAGAGGGTCTGCAGCGCGGCGGCGAACGCGTCGCGGTCGAGCGGGCCGGTGACCCGCGCCGCCAGCGGCATGTTGTAGAACGGGTGGTTGGGCTCGAGCTTGTCGAGCAGCCAGAGCCTCCGCTCCGCGAACGACAGCTCGGCCGCAGCCTCCTGCGAGGCGAGCGGGATCCGCGCCGCCTGGGCCGCGGCGTCGCGGCGTTTGAGCAGCAGCTTCTCGAGCGCCGCCCGCTTTGCCGGCGAGAGCGCACGCAGCCCTCCGGTGGCGGCGCCGTCGGCCATGCTACATGGCCCCCATCGCGTACGACTGCTGCGACAGCCGCTGCTCGAGGAAGCCCACCAGCTGGTCGCGGTGCGTCTGCTGGAACATGGTCGGGTCCTGCTGGCCGGCGAAGTCCAGCTTGCGGATCAAGGGGCGGGAGCCGCAGTGCTCGCCGACGCGCCAGTCGTTCTCTAGCGACTCGGAGATGTGGTGCTCCGCCACCAGCTGCCCGCGTGAGTACTGCCGCACGCGGGGGTGCAGGTAGACGTCGTTGTAGGCCTTGGTCGGGTCGGGCTCGCGGTTGACGGCCAGCACGTCGTCCTGGGTGTCGCCGTACTCCATGGTGATGGTGAAGTAGTTCTCCGCCTGGGCGAAGTCGCTGTCGTTGATGTAGTCGATCGAGAGGGTCTCGTAGTAGCGGGCGTTGTCCTCGCCGACCACGATCAGGTCCGCCAGGAAGCCGGGCTGCAGCATGATGCTGCTGTCGCGGCTCACCTGGGAGATGATCTTGTCGGCGATTGCCCCGGGGCTCCGCGCGAGCTCCACCGACGGCCAGTCCTTGTTCTCGTAGCGGCAGCCGAGGATGCTCGCCAGCGACTTGATGTTCGAGCGGAAGCCGTGCAGCACGTTCGACATGGTCTTGTGCTTGTCCCGCATCTGCATCAGCGTGCCGGCGTAGAACAGGTGCGGCAGGTTGGTCGACTCCCACGCGCTGGTCATCAGCGGCAGGCGGCCGCACGGGGTCATCTCCGGCTTGCAGCTCTGCGGGAACATGTTGTGGTTCCACTTGAAGCCGGTGCAGACCAGGACTCGGTCGTAGGCGAGCTGGGCGCGCTGGCCGTTAGCGTGGGTGAACGTGAGGTCCACCACGTACTCGCCGTCGCGTTTCTCGATGCGGTCGACGTTGGCGTCCAGCAGCGAGTTCTGGCCCTTCAGCAGGTAGGTG
This genomic interval from Posidoniimonas corsicana contains the following:
- a CDS encoding non-ribosomal peptide synthetase; amino-acid sequence: MADGAATGGLRALSPAKRAALEKLLLKRRDAAAQAARIPLASQEAAAELSFAERRLWLLDKLEPNHPFYNMPLAARVTGPLDRDAFAAALQTLCARHETLRYAYRIRDGLPERRVADRVDIEPEYIDASALAADPAALADRLRSEASVPFDLSCPPLLRCVVLELAADQRVVLLVMHHIVSDGWSMWVMLNELAAGYEAARAGTPGLPPLSIQYSDYAAWQRDSLTDQQRERLVGHWCDKLSDAPPMLELPADHPRQAVQDFDGAVHEFRLPADVGQGLQAVADQQNATPFMVLMAAYQAWLSRYTGQQDLLVGTVVANRSRSELERLIGFFVNTLAIRGDLSADPSFGELVAQTRAASLEAYAHQELPFDQLIEAVTPERDQSHAALFQTALVVQNPPRDFAAGDGLTIEPMLVDNGTAKYDLTLFFWQDDRGWAGQIEYRTSLFESATIARYAASFQTLLADAVRRPAAAVSDLAVVDPAQTELLTSFNRSDRTFDGPLLAHELFKQTAVANPKATAIRCAGVELSWGELQAQVALAAAGLQELGVTPGDPVVVCVDRGVDSVVAMLAVMSAGGVYVPVDPQTAEHRLDFVTADSGARLVIAGAADPEAAPQQIGVSALLELGAGRGVADAKVSPDDLAYIIYTSGSTGTPKGVQVRHRSFVNFMRAQAELLGITPADRMLHAMSPSFDGGLSESFLPLVTGATMVIAPRDTVLDPAALIRLLRDERVTVAKFPPALLATLAPESLPELKTISTGGDTLTTELARRWLPGRRVLNGYGPTEATVGVTMHEIREPLAGLPPIGRPMANMRAYVVDDQLRQTPVGVAGEICIGGAGVAVGYVNRPEETAARFVRDPIADDGSRMYRTGDIGRWRADGELEFLGRVDDQVQLRGYRVEPSEVAAALERLPQVDQAFVAVKPDARGEQRLVAYVTPAAGAQAADEGESNHVAAWQSLMDGSHRAAGALRDTEFDTTGWISTYTGRPIDKDQMRAWAESAAERILAHGPNRVLEIGCGTGLILLQVAPRCDFYYGTDFLERSLTQLQHVVDDRGLTDRVRLQQLTADRIGDLAGQSFDTVVLNSVAQYFPSSDYLKSVIRQAADLIAPGGRMFLGDLRNLRLHEAFAASVEIARADHRVSRRELLGRIEAQLRREEELLIDPALFELLPAELPRLSRVQIELKPGNADNELTRFRYDVTLRFDETQDAAEPPFASAPTLDQAAAQLQESPPALVIDGVSNARVASDTDAWRELQLDAGAADANQLKAMRSAPVDAPTPDAWRELGRRHGYQAEIRWGAEPDQLQVRYTRPGVAIADPPAAAPTRLTNEPMQQKLLARLAPELRAGLAKELPQYMLPSSFVVVDQFPRTVNGKIDRDALPPPPSGRPAWATGYVAPRDEHERLVAEVWEQLLGVSPVGAEDDFFDLGGHSMLAVQVMAEIEARSGVAPPLAALFQEPTVENLARLLSNPDASAPTTLIPLQAGGDLPPLFCVHPAGGAVFCYQELAAHFAGERPVFGVQAHGVDGRVPPHEDMPQMAQAYVDAIRSLRPDGPYHVCGWSIGGNIAYEVARRLRAEGGQVGLVGLFDAGAIPPEGSIGEEDLLPLLQALFPESEHASLEQIRGLNPEQQVEFFTERAAKAGLVDPAQLAASQHIFSVFQNNVTAVHKHRAESYPGGVTLFRAGEQTKTNQLFDDPQLGWGPLAESVRVLTVPSDHTQMMVAPQVDALAKLVKAELQACETL
- a CDS encoding NAD(P)-binding domain-containing protein, producing the protein MNGSTYIDYLIVGAGPAGLQLAYFLDRAGRNYLVVESRERPGGFFEKFPRHDELLSINKVHTGYSDPETKLRYDWNSLFCEDEAMAFTKYSKEYFPSARLYAKYLQDFAAKMGLRVRYKTRISDVTRCHNGPNFEVADESGTRYSCRALILATGMWEPWEPNIPGIEHTESYADMSIDTEDFEDQRVLILGKGNSAFETANHLTSATRVTHVCSPNPLKLAWKSHYVGNLRAVNNDFLDTYLLKGQNSLLDANVDRIEKRDGEYVVDLTFTHANGQRAQLAYDRVLVCTGFKWNHNMFPQSCKPEMTPCGRLPLMTSAWESTNLPHLFYAGTLMQMRDKHKTMSNVLHGFRSNIKSLASILGCRYENKDWPSVELARSPGAIADKIISQVSRDSSIMLQPGFLADLIVVGEDNARYYETLSIDYINDSDFAQAENYFTITMEYGDTQDDVLAVNREPDPTKAYNDVYLHPRVRQYSRGQLVAEHHISESLENDWRVGEHCGSRPLIRKLDFAGQQDPTMFQQTHRDQLVGFLEQRLSQQSYAMGAM